A genome region from Populus alba chromosome 3, ASM523922v2, whole genome shotgun sequence includes the following:
- the LOC118034070 gene encoding long chain acyl-CoA synthetase 4 — translation MAPRKYLIEVEKAKEAKDGKPSIGPVYRSLFAKDGFPPPVPGLESCWDVFRMSVEKYPNNPMLGRREIVNGKAGKYVWQTYKQVYDVVIKVGNSIRSCGVEPGAKCGIYGANCAEWIMSMEACNAHGLYCVPLYDTLGASAVEFIICHSEVSIAFVEENKICELLKTFPNSTQYLKTIVSFGKVALKEQEEIERSGLAVYSWDEFLKLGENKQYELPVKKKEDICTIMYTSGTTGDPKGVLISNDSIVTLIAGVKRLLESVKESLTSEDVYLSYLPLAHIFDRVIEELFIQHGASIGFWRGDVKLLIEDIGELKPTIFCAVPRVLERVYSGLQQKVSTGGFLKKTLFNVAYSHKFSSMKKGLAHHQASPICDKIVFNKVRQGLGGKVRLILSGAAPLSNHVEAFLRVVSCAHVLQGYGLTETCAGTFVSLPNELPMLGTVGPPVPNVDVCLESVPEMGYDALSSTPRGEICIRGKTLFAGYYKREDLTEEVLKDGWFHTGDIGEWQPDGSMKIIDRKKNIFKLSQGEYVAVENLENIYSLVSDIDSIWVYGNSFESFLVAVANPNQQALEHWAQEHGMSGDFKSLCENPKAKEYMLGELTKIGKEKKLKGFEFIKAIHLDPEPFDMERDLITPTYKKKRPQLLKYYQNVIDSMYKSASKPSA, via the exons ATGGCGCCGAGGAAGTACTTGATTGAAGTAGAGAAAGCAAAGGAAGCTAAGGATGGAAAGCCATCGATTGGTCCTGTGTATCGTAGTCTTTTTGCTAAAGATGGGTTTCCTCCTCCGGTTCCTGGACTTGAAAGTTGCTGGGATGTTTTTCG GATGAGCGTAGAGAAATATCCAAATAATCCAATGCTTGGTCGTCGTGAGATTGTGAATGGCAAG GCTGGTAAATATGTGTGGCAAACTTATAAACAAGTTTATGACGTGGTGATCAAAGTTGGAAATTCAATTCGAAGCTGCGGTGTTGAACCG GGTGCGAAATGTGGTATTTATGGTGCTAATTGTGCAGAGTGGATTATGAGCATGGAG GCCTGCAATGCTCATGGGCTCTACTGTGTTCCTTTGTACGACACATTAG GTGCTAGTGCAGTGGAATTTATTATATGCCATTCAGAGGTCTCAATTGCCTTTGTAGAAGAGAACAAAATTTGTGAG CTGTTGAAAACATTTCCTAATTCTACGCAGTACTTGAAAA CAATTGTGAGCTTTGGCAAGGTTGCTCTCAAAGAGCAAGAAGAGATTGAAAGATCTGGCTTGGCAGTATATTCTTGGGATGAGTTTTTAAAACTG GGGGAGAATAAACAATATGAACTCCcagtgaagaagaaagaggatatCTGTACAATAATGTATACTAGTGGAACAACTGGTGATCCCAAGGGAGTGCTCATTTCAAATGACAGCATTGTTACTCTTATAGCTGGAGTGAAAAGGCTATTAGAAAGTGTGAAAGAATCG TTGACTTCAGAGGATGTTTATCTTTCATACCTTCCCCTTGCTCATATATTTGACCGGGTGATTGAGGAGTTATTTATTCAACATGGTGCCTCTATAGGGTTCTGGCGAGGG GatgtaaaattattgattgaggACATTGGGGAGCTGAAACCAACTATTTTCTGTGCTGTGCCCCGTGTTTTAGAGAGAGTTTATTCCG GCTTGCAGCAGAAAGTTTCAACTGGtggttttttgaaaaagacATTGTTTAATGTAGCATACTCACA CAAATTCAGTTCTATGAAGAAGGGGCTTGCACACCACCAAGCATCTCCAATCTGTGACAAAATTGTCTTTAATAAG GTGAGGCAAGGGTTGGGAGGAAAAGTGCGGCTTATTTTATCTGGAGCAGCACCTCTTTCTAATCATGTAGAAGCTTTCCTGCGAGTGGTGTCATGTGCTCACGTTCTGCAAGGATATG GTCTGACTGAAACCTGTGCTGGGACTTTTGTCTCGCTACCAAATGAATTGCCAATGCTTGGCACAGTGGGCCCTCCTGTACCAAATGTGGATGTCTGCCTAGAATCTGTTCCTGAGATGGGATATGATGCTCTTTCAAGCACCCCACGTGGAGAAATTTGTATTAGGGGGAAGACCCTGTTTGCAGGTTACTATAAACGTGAAGACCTCACTGAAGAGGTCCTGAAGGATGGGTGGTTCCATACAG GGGATATTGGTGAATGGCAACCTGATGGAAGTATGAAAATTATTGATCGCAAGAAGAATATATTCAAACTCTCGCAAGGAGAATATGTTGCTGTCGAAAACTTGGAGAACATTTATAGTCTTGTATCTGATATTGATTCG ATATGGGTTTATGGGAACAGCTTTGAATCATTCCTTGTTGCTGTTGCCAACCCCAATCAGCAAGCACTTGAACATTGGGCCCAAGAGCATGGTATGAGTGGGGACTTTAAATCCCTTTGTGAAAATCCAAAGGCAAAAGAGTACATGCTCGGAGAGCTCACCAAGattgggaaagaaaagaag TTGAAGGGCTTTGAATTTATAAAAGCTATTCACCTCGATCCTGAGCCATTTGACATGGAGCGTGATCTCATCACTCCAACATACAAGAAAAAGAGGCCCCAGCTTCTCAAATACTACCAG AATGTTATCGACAGCATGTACAAGAGTGCAAGCAAGCCCAGTGCCTAA